Proteins from one Mytilus galloprovincialis chromosome 11, xbMytGall1.hap1.1, whole genome shotgun sequence genomic window:
- the LOC143051659 gene encoding uncharacterized protein LOC143051659: MTSKKVLHEVTCAIYKAGQDKPAVRWSFFFKYDEDSVESLSEVLERMNATCGIKERANEIFVMNYKIKLSVRRMEPEPEFPKGRVFAIDTESQFTLMMPLIQQNYEIIVKAVETEVRSVNQILMDKKSMAKRKLPAESDDVKPAKKANVGRPPKNAENRMLIFKKKVKDKFPDVVIKSPTLVSCACSVDIHLHRSFGTTNLNKHMKSCNAKRVQKAATSGSAVKLKEFLLKHSTSEEKKSTSSKLDEVQSDDSLHSGGLPSDEDPSDM, from the exons ATGACATCAAAAAAGGTATTGCACGAAGTGACGTGCGCTATCTACAAAGCAGGCCAGGATAAACCGGCTGTACGTTGgtcatttttcttcaaatatgaCGAGGACAGTGTGGAAAGTCTGTCAGAAGTTTTAGAACGGATGAACGCAACATGTGGCATTAAAGAAAGAGcaaatgaaatatttgtgatgaaCTATAAAATCAAGCTCAGCGTTAGGAGAATGGAGCCAGAGCCAGAGTTCCCAAAAGGCAGAGTGTTTGCTATTGACACAGAAAGCCAGTTCACATTAATGATGCCACTTATTCAACAAAATTATGAGATTATAG TTAAAGCAGTAGAGACGGAAGTGAGATCAGTAAACCAGATATTGATGGACAAAAAATCAATGGCAAAAAGAAAATTACCAGCTGAATCGGATGATGTCAAACCAGCAAAGAAGGCAAATGTCGGAAGGCCTCCTAAAAATGCAGAAAATAGaatgttgatatttaaaaaaa AAGTAAAAGACAAGTTTCCTGATGTCGTCATCAAATCACCCACCTTAGTGTCATGTGCATGCAGTGTAGACATACATTTGCATAGATCTTTTGGTACGACTAATCTAAATAAGC ataTGAAAAGTTGTAATGCAAAGAGGGTCCAAAAGGCAGCAACTTCTGGATCAGCTGTGAAATTAAAAGAGTTTTTGTTGAAACATTCTACATCAGAAGAAAAAAAGTCCACTTCTTCTAAATTGGATGAGGTTCAAAGTGATGATTCACTTCACAGTGGGGGACTTCCCAGTGATGAGGATCCTTCTGATATGTAA